A stretch of DNA from Glycine max cultivar Williams 82 chromosome 18, Glycine_max_v4.0, whole genome shotgun sequence:
GAAATGACATCATCCTCAAGAGCAAAATGTGTTCGGCAGTGTTTGCAGCTATAGAAGTCTCCTTCAAGATTGATCAAGAAAAGCCTTCCCATGTCTCCCTTTACACCAATCTATCAACTTGAAACCCCACAAAACAGTCAAGCCAAATTCTTCACAAAACCACCAAacaagaagaattaaaaaaaaaaacaaataataaattaaaaaattaccaaCCCAGAAAggaaaattagaaaacaaagaGAACCCAGTTAGTGTCAGCCCCAGAAAATTACCCCGGTTATGTAATAATACGAAATTGAGATTGAAAACATGCAACGTAATTATGTAACCGACCCAACAAGCcaaaaaaaattttgaaataagaaAAACGTGAATGTGAATGAGAAAATGCGGTTACctagaaagagaaagagtagAGAGGGTGGTTTTGTGGGCAATGCAATGAATGGGTCTCCGAAGTTTGGCGTTTGTTAATTGCAAATGTGAAAATGAAAGGGTTGCACTTTGGCCTTGATGGGAATGATCAACGATGCCACTCGTTATAAACTTTGTGAGCACTCTTCCAAGGCACACATGTCTCTCTGCTATGATGCTAATTGCTATTCGgaattgctttttatttttattttcattcttttgacATGCTGTGTCATCCatctttttcattataaaaaaattatattttaaacttatttagaATATATTGCCATGTAATTATGACTTAGTATtaggtaataaaaaataatttatttttactataacaaATACTTTAAACACCAtatctaaaataatttgagTATCAAATATTCCGAAAAAGTCAAGTCATATTAAAGTTGGTTATCAAGATCTCAAAAAAATTACTCAATAGAGTTGAGTGAAGTGATGAAAATATAAGCTGTCTAagtcaacaataaaaaatgttataaatatattagaGTTGAGTGAAGTGATTTGGAGATGAATCAAGCCAAAGTTAAAGTTGTTGGACATGTAATACCTCACGTGAATTACATCCAAATGAGAGGGATGAGACTTTGTAGGTATGAAATTGtataattgaaaatgacttaaatgaattaattggtATTATCTACACTaacaaaatgtatttattttttggtatttCATCACACACGAATCCTACAATCAAGCATGTTTGACTTGGAACAATGATAAATTTGATAACTTTCTTGAAAGTTTATCGAAAGAACGTGTGAGTGAGAAAAGAGTACACAAAATGACTATCCAattgtaatttattatatatgataaatttattgacttttgaattatttttaaataattcacaCTGTATTTTATGGTtgataatataagattattttacaCTTCAATACAAATatctcatatttaaaaatatagaatatatttgagcattttttctttattgcgagaatatttttttaacaaaaaaatatttcttcaattCGGTCAACCAAGTCCGTAAGTTCCTAGACGACCTGCCTGTGACCGTTTTGAAAAGTTATTAAAACTTGGATTTGGCTAGACAGACGTCTTGGCAAATTAAGCTGAATCGGTTGTGAAGGGGGGAAATTGATCTAATATtctaattatattgattttctcatattatttattattcagttaCTAGATTTTGATCCGTACACATTGCATGAGGTTAACagtttaaagttttttatttagattttgTACTCTGTGTAATgtaatatgttatattttcctaaaaatataattttatcataaaaattttatacattaatgTGATATTAAGTAAAATGTTCATCCAAGTGAATTAAGTAAAACAATTTCTACTTGCTCCCACAAATAAATgtgttatatattaaatataatttatattttaatatattgtcatatatatcaatgtaaaaaagaaaattagactTTGTTCAAGTAGAAAAAgtcatgaataatttatttacgtgagaacataataaataaaaaaataaataattatttgcataaaaattaatttagagacACTAATTTTAAGAggagaaaataataatgattgtGTTAATATTATAATGAGGATGAATCAACTTACTCAAAGAGTAATTATATCCtcatcatgtattttttttaaatataatgattgtattaaatcaataattttatccaTTACATTCTAAGAAAATGAATGATGAAGATAAAGAATAACCTCAAAGAGTTATTTTTAGTGTAAGTTAATCTCTCTTCAACATAAAGATATGATTTAATGTAAATCTGATTTGATtatgttagatttttttattttttttaacttagctCAAGTCTAGTCAAATAACTGATTGTTAGTTGACCACATATTTCGACACAACAAATTTTACTTAGGcctttcctaaaaaaaaaactcaaatcatATTTATAGTTAACATTTGACCTCTTGTTTTGGTCTTAACTGCTTGTGTAAACCTTTGATACCAATATAATTCTTACATCTTTCACTACTTGTCCTATTGTGAGCTACTCACCACTAATTAATTGTCATTATATAACTCTTCAAAATTAGACAAGTGATTGATTCTAAATTACCCACAAACACATCATCTCAAAATCAATTTGGATTAGGTTAGgttttattttcaaacatgACTCAAGTTTAATCGAATCAACAATTATTGATCGACCACATATTTCGGCTACATGATTCTAAATACCAATACGGGCCTTACATCTTCTGCTACTTGTCATAATGTCAGCTACTAATTATTAACTCTTATTATGGACTCTTAACATTAGCTAAGTTATGGATGCTAAATTTCCCACCAAACACATCATCGGTCACATTAAATTAACTCACATGAAAAGTATAAAACACAAATAATATTCGAATTAGAAATTGACATTAACAAGGTGAGAAATGCATGAAAACTATGTCCAACAAGcaactaaaaaaatgaaaatatcccAAAATCAACCAAAAAATTGATTGTGAAACTCACTTTTCAAGCAATTTTCATCATGTTtgtctttttgtttatttaacattaattgTGTTCCATAGTTTTCATATAGGTGAATTTAATGAgaaaaatttcacattttaaatCAGTCAAgaaagaatttaatattatgtcccaaaaatgaaaatatcagTATTTCAAAAAGGATAAAAGTGTTGTAAAAACCATTACTTAAGGAACCATTTTACAAAAAGAGATTGAATTATAACCTAAAATAAAGTACCACATGAGTAATTTAGCTTATTAATTTCTCATATCTATGCTAGTAATCACCATTGCTGCTCATCATCGTGACATCTGGACAACTACTCGAGAAAGCTGGTATCACATTCGGACCAGCATCCTTCTAAACATTGTTATGCAAGTTTTTTCACCTATTCTGCTTTAAGATATCATTCATCTCATTTGTAACCTTTAGGTTACCTTGCTTAGAATGTAACCAACATTTGAGGGATTCAAGGTTTACACTAGCAACCCAATCAACAAATAGGTAAGTAACTATCCTTTCCACTGACAAATCAAGGAACATGTAAGGGAACAACGTCAGAGATCAGAAGATAACACTTCTGATGTAGTTCTTTCGCACCTATCCTTTGAGGAAGCCCAACAATATAGCATTATTCCACTAGTGGATCCAACTAAAAAGAAGATAATCGTTGCGGTGGAGTACTCTTGACAGCTCCTATTCTTTGAGGAGGCCACACAACATGGGTAACCCTTCCCCGAATTAGGGCCAAAGGAATCTGCAAACATATTTACCAGGTTACaccaaaattaaatgaaaaatcattAGCCATTAGACCATTACCCACATTACAGCATAAACAaagtcaacaacaacaaatcagTAAATATTTTCTGTCAAATGTAGCATTCCTAACAACTTAGCATAGAGTAGATGCTGCACAtggaaattaaaacaataaaaacaacaaagccttatcccactgAGTGAGGTAGGCTACAAGAATTGCACAACTTCATTTGGCTCAGTTAATGACCAAAGTTTTGcacatgaaaattaattttttaaaaaaattgtttagtaATTGACTGATATATTAATAGCCGCCTAGATGTATCAAAAGACACAGCTACTACGCAAGTTGAAACAAGCGGAATGTAAATTAGTAAGTTGATCTGGTGGTGAACCAACAACAAATGGCATTTTGCTTGAATACAATAAGCAATGCAACCTAATGATGGTGAATTAATCAGAAAACTTCTAGTCTCTATTGGTTTGAAATAAGACAACAAAATCACAATAGATGATAGATGTTCATTCCTTTTCTAGCAATAGAAGCCTAACTGGTCAAGTTTTGCCTGTTAATTATTATGAACCGTGATTTATCTTTTGCCCATCTGTGACTGAAATCTTGagttttttctaagaatataaTACTAAAGTATGATTGGGGAGAAGTCCTCATAACCAACTTCAATTCTATATCCTCAACCAACCAGACTACTAAAATGGTAAACATGTCGAAAGTTGGCCACCCAATTCTCATTTTAAGCATTATCCCTTGACATGGGACTTGTTTTTCTTACTTCATTTTTCACATCATAAGAGAAGCATGCCAGAAACTTGGTGATAATGGCAACTTACTGGTCCAAATGAATTTGAATCCAAGCTAGAAGCGGTGTTGTCTCCTTCAACCCAACAATGTCCTAATGGAATCTGAATCACATCATTGTTATGATGAGTGCCAAACCATTCACCAGGTAATGCAGCTATTCTCTTTACGTGTGTCTCCTTGTGATTTAGAGGGGAGCTACAGAAGTTTCAAAATGGCAATTACAACTTCCAAAAACAGCAATTTAGGTCTCAATTATAAATTCTGATAAAACACAAATTATCCTATTAGTATAGTTCAAGATCGTAAATTAGCATCATTGTGAGCAAGAGCTAACCAATGAATATAAGTTACATAACAAGAGTTCATTAATGTTTATAAGCCAGATAGTATATATTCACACAATGAACCATCCACTGCCAATAACTTCTACTGAGATGCAATATTAATCCAAAGACATGCTAGTTCACCAGGCTCTACAGCCACCAGCTAAATTATCTTCCAGACatcatataaaaaaggaaaatatggcATATAAATgcaaatttaattcttaaagtaAAGAGTACAATACTTGGTAAAGGATGGACAAAAATATTACCGAAAGACCACCACATCGCCATGTGAAAACTTGTAATTCCTAAGGCAAAATTTCTCAACCAAAACATAGTCATCTGCAGTATAATTAATGGTCAAACAACAAAATCTacaattttaaagtatttttttcttatgaaccccttaagcaagaaaaataccaaaaacaTCTCCCATATGAGAACCAGCTTTAGGATTAAATGTGGGAGACATAGATCCGCCTCGAACTGGAATAACTGTCACAAAATGATCAGTCACAGTCACAGTGACGATCCCGGCTGTGATGAATTTTTTAGTACAGTTCCATAGAAAACTGCTTGTCCCCATGTGTTTAGGTGCACTTCTATATCAAACATCAACTGTCTGCACAACCATAGGAAAAGGGCAACTGAAAgtcaaacacaataaaaaattacaaactacCAGCAAATATTGTAGCACAATTTCAAATTCCAAAAAAGAATCAATCATTAACAAGaaattttacacacaaaaaCCATGCAAGCAAGCATACAAGAAATTGTTTTCAGGAATGCTGAGGTAAATTCTGATATAATTCTTGATACTGTTATGTTCAGGGCTTGGACGTGGATGACTGCAAAAGTGAAAGGTTTTAAGTACTACTTTATACAGTGGATACAAGGTATAGGAGCATGCATTCAAGCACTGATTTATTAAGGGTTATGGGCATAATAAATATATGGTCATCCTGATGGTGATTTGGTTCAAATTAAATTGGTTGGGTCTATGCAGTAAGATGAAGGGGGTATGTTGGCAAAATGGTTAATAAGCTCTGTGGCAAATGACACACGACTACATGATATTTTCTGCGTGGTAGCTTTGAATTGTACAAACTTTGATGAGGGGAAGGGGTAGTTACTGGACGTATGTGGACATTCTAGGCTCTTCTGTTTTAGCTAGTTGGACCATGCTGTGTATTTATGTGTTCAAGGCGTATAAATACATATTAACCTATGGCTTGTTGATTATGCTGGGTTGCTTTTAGCAACTTTTTTTGTACTTGTACTTGGGTCTTATACCCGTTTTATTATGTTCTTTtccaatccaaaaaaaaaaaaaaacaccaatttACTCAAACAACAAGAAAACCTAAGTTCAACTATTCCAGAAGAGAATAGTTATCAGTTCAACATATTTTCAATGCCAAACCAATCCACCAAATTGACAAATTTCCAGAGTACTAAAGCTTAGAGGTGCACATTTCATTGCTTCTACATGTAACTATTTTGTATGATTGCTAACCCCGTGAAATGTGATCCAATGGACCCAAATAGAGGCCTTGCAGTGTAGGAAGAACATAGAGCATGTTCATCAACTGGGCATTCTGAAAATGCCAAATTGAAAGGTTCCAGTTGAAAGTGGCTACATTTATACTTTGTACACGCgagaaaacaaacaagataGACTTAGACATTTGATCAAACACCTTGCGAGCATATACAAAAGGGCAAGTATCaaagaacaaaacaaattttcatCGACATTAGTGATAGACTTGAACATATCAAGATATGGGTACGCTCAGAATAGAAGAGGGAGATTTAATTACTGGAATGGTGTTGTGAGTTAACAGTGACGTGAGAGTTCAGAGGTTTTCTTGATCCCCTTTCACGTCGCAGTCATCAACTTCTTCGGCAGAACGCTGACCTAATTCCAGATTTTGAGTTACCTTCTTCAAAGTCTTCAAGATTAGCTTTAGAATTCGACTCCAGAGAGGATTTTTTTCTCTCCCCAGTTGATGCAATTTTCCTAATTTAGTATTCGTTTAAGTAGATTgaagacatttaaaaaaaagctaCTAATTTTTTAGgtactttttgtaattttttttgtttatttataattataaaaaattgctttaaaaattagttagaaATTAGAAgttcatttatttcatttttctaataaaaaatctttgattattttttcatttatttatttacaaaaaatatgattattttaaaaatttactttgaatgcaatataaaaaagttgaaattataactatattttaaaattaaatttggtttTTACAACTATAACCatataaaaacaacttattttaTAGAAAAGCTCTAAACTATAAACTACTTTTTTGTGTATTatcaaaattcttttttaataattttaaataaaagggcatttataagaaggaaactcagtaaaaaaaaactaaaatttggaaattttaaaataaggaaatcaagaaaaatagaattataattattgattaaaaagctaattattaaagttatgatgaaatacatgcctgtagataataaattatatattttttaaatctccaTATTAATCTTTTACATAATTATACTTTTATGCTAAAAAAATCTGAAACAATAAATacatatgtattttattttattttgtcatgtATTTAGGCGTGATAAAGTATATTGGACAATGAACTTTTTAGGTTGATCTGTTTAACCTACAAACTTGAATGGTAAAAAATAGGTTGTAACGACTTATAAGTTGTAGATTATTATTGTTcttattattttgaaacttgCATTGTAGGATGGACTTACTTATACTTAATCTTTGGTTAGAATTTCACTtcgtctctttttcttttttttaattgtattaagATGGATtggaaaattgaaataaattgatattttttgaaaatatttcttcttctttctttttttgttttttaagattttagcAAATCAACCCAACTTACTCCGCTAGTCCACTCTGCTTAAGGCAAGTTAAAGCCACCACAAGAAAGAAATAGCAAACAGAATAAGTCATTTTCCtttatttcaagaaaaatttcaagaaaGAGTATTATTTTGCTTTATGTGGTTATAACAGTTGtaacaaatttatgaaaatgaatAAGGAATTAAAGCTGACGTGCATGCTGTGTATCTCTAACGTCTTTAACACCTCATCTGTCCTTTATCAATTTCCATGTtgttggtttaacatttttctagagtttctttctttctttttgttgctTGAGTTGTTATCATAGATCAATCTCTtcgttatatacttatattcctAGCACCGTGCATaaatcaaaaccaaaaatgCAAAGCAACACAAGTGTATCAGCCATGAACAAGGAACACTGTTTGGACCTTCAATTAATTccaatgaaaacgagaataatagaatatttttttccaaacatacataaaaaattaattaaataccaaAACATACATATCTCTTGTTATTTACCAAAACACATATTTATTATCTACCGTGTAAATTCAGATTGGAAGGACCTGAATTTAcactgtattttttttcaaaatttttataaaaacctaTTGAAAATTCAAATCCTTCAACCTGAATTatcaaagtaaattttatttatttaagaaacattatattatttttaaatctattaaaaagtattttttttttaaaaaaatcacattgagATGACCTAAATTCGAATCCTCCAACTCAAATTTACACTATAAATAGTAAACATGTATGTTTTGATAAATAAGGGGATATATATGTTttggtatttaattaattttttatgcatgtttgggaaaaaaaatcaataatatggACTGTGATCACAAGGTAACATGTATTTACAAATGGATAAATTGCTGCACAAACTgagaatcataaaaaaaaaaaaaaagaaattttataagtttgaaTGATCTTCTACTAATTGGCAATCACTGGTGGTGATGATATGACATGCTGAATATGGGGTCTGGCAGTGAGAGGCAAACTTTCTATGTACATAAATAGTCTTTTCAAATTCTCCTTGTTGATCGAAGCCAAGTCATTAATCTCACTGCTGCTAATGCAGATCCAAAGGTCATCAGAGTTCACTCTTTTGAGACTGTCTCGACAGAAAGGACAAGACTGAGATCTTGCATGCCTAAACCAATAGAAAAACCAAGAATCCTTGTTAGAAGTGAAAAACAAGCCatcaaacaaaaacaacagATATAGTAGTAACAAATTTACTAGCTGATACAAAGTTTGGCCTTTGCCAGAAATTATGCACATTTTACACAAGAAAAAATTAGTGACGTGATGGATGAATGCAATTATTTGACTACAGAATGCTATATGATCTGGAACATACCACTGACAAGTATTGTAACAAAATGAGACACATTAGACAAGGCTTCCAGATTTCATGTTAGCTTTAGATAGAACCACAATAATTTGCCAACTCGTCGGATTGCAATGAGTATGACCCACATCAACCCTGCAGACAAGTGgcagattttttttcaaatattcagTTCTATTCTAGGCCTTGATAAATACAATAGGTTTGCTTCTATTCATCAAGGCCTAGAGCATTTCACTCGAGTACTTTGGCATCAGTCATAATCATTacattatgaatttttataaattaatatgttacATTCATTTGTTTTTACTAGCCTAATTCCCATTTAGAGCCTGTGTTTGTATTGCTGTTAAATTTGTTGAGCGTGAATCTAATGTGAGACAAGGATTCATGTTTAACATGCCGCGGAAAGTGTAATCTATGTAAAACAAACATACCcttaatcattaaaattattCTGTACTAAAATGTTGTCTCAATTCACTCACCAGTCTTCATAGCATTTCATACACATTGAATGATTGCAGTTGGGCAATACAACCATGCTATTCATCTCCAAGCAAATACCACACTCTTCTTCTCTCTCCATGTCAATCTCAGGAAGCTTTCCTTTGCTTGTCAAATCTTTATGCTTATACTTAGTAGCACATAGATGTTTTTGTTTCCGGTCATCAACATCAGTGATTCCTCTGTGAAGTTGCAATAAAGAGGGAAACACCACACCTGTTATTATAGTCAGAGTGTAAAAGTAATCACATTTGGATTGTGAagctcttttccaaaagaagtcAGGTAAAGATAATAAAGCTTATCATATGAATGCATTATGGCATCATTTCAACATGACTATTCGCTTACCATAGAATTCCTTCAGACTGGCTTTTCTTTCATAAATGGATATGGTTGTCTTCCCATCTTCATATGCCTGTAACAATCCATATATATATTAGAGTTTAATGATTATGCGTTGTTAGTATAAAAACTTTTACACTATCAATCAATCCACTTTTAAGATAGTTATTGTAAAAGTCAATGAGCTTATCATATGAggtgatttgtgattaaataacaGTGTAAAACTACTTTACACTATCAGTGCATAGCCTATCTTTTCTATGTATTATCCATTGGCAAGACAACAAAACAGTAACACTGGTTACACTTTGCGTCTTTTCTATGTaatgaaaattatgttttaaaagggTATGTATTAACAAGCACATAGTGAAGAAGCATGGAATACACCTTGTATATAAGAATTCTGAGCAATCCTAAAGCTCCAGCAAGGTGACAGTCAGTCCACTTAACCAGAAAAAGGAAGAATTGAGCAGCTGGGCTGTAGGACAATCTCATTTGGAAGCAAGCACCAGCACTTGGATACTCAGAAGCTCTGATTCAAACCATATTTAGCACAAAGAATAGGTTTAAAACCTTCgataatgattctttttttctttgaatttttggTTGAGAAAATTTCAATATCGAACGAAACAATGAAGAAAATGGACAGTCATGTAGATAAGCATTTAAAGTGGGCACATAAAAGATTCTTTATCTCATTTTGTTGTGCTAGTAGTAGAAGTCTACACTACAATAAgtgttcaaacaaaaaaatttgaaggTTGGATCATCTCACAGCATTAAAATGCAAATAAAATTGGAAGCTAGGAGTGATACAGGCAAATTCAAGCATGTCTCATTGTCTTGTAGCCCAGTAATTTGCTATGCTTTTAAACGGCCCcattcaaaaattgaaaattttatttgctAATATAAAGTGAAAAATTTGAAGGGTATTTCAGCTAGGCACAAAAAGCACCATCatcatacaaaaataaaatttaaaaaggaacAGTTTAGTTAACATGATTGCGCTCCTCTTTACAAAAAGAGGAGGGGACATTGCCACAAAGTCAGGCATCCCTGCCACCCTACAGGAAAACACCAAAAGAATTGAACTGCCCATTGCCCAATAACCTTCAAAatgaaaactttattttaaaaagaggctcaataaaaaagaaaaaaacataatttcctATTTTGTCTTCTCCACCTCAAGCGCACAATTCACTGGTCTTTACTCTTTAATTTACACCACCTTAAGCATAGGaggaaattattataaaaagaagaacaaaaccATGACATTGTAAGATGCAAGGATGAACAGAACCataaactataataaaaaaaaatagagtttaaaTCTAAATAGCTCCATACAAGATTGCAGCCATTATAAGTTATACAACCCACAAGTTTAGCATCCAAAAGGACCTCCAATTTAGCATCTTTTCTCCAAAAAGGCATATATTTGGGAAAAGGGTAGCAAACAAAGTAACGTAAATGGTAATACAACACAATCATAACCCAAAAGAAAACGTTGTTTGGGTTgagaatggaaagaaaaaaaaaaggaagaaattatattaatttacagTGTGTTGGCAAACTGGATGTCAGCTTCAAGAGCTTTGAGTGAATCCTTGAAAGACTTGCGCAtctttccttctccttctcctctcTTCTTCCTCCTTTTCAGGCCAAACCCCATTCACAAACAAACTCACAACAAAAAACTAATTAcatgataataataacaataataaaccCACAAACAAATCCCGTGACACCCTTTTTCTTCCTAGTCCTAGAACTATAGGAAATTAATACTATGTAAAACCCAACAACAAGTACCTCGTTTTACCCCTTCCTCGTACCAAActaaccagaaaaaaaaaaaaaaaaaagtgagcaGTTTCAGATGGAGAGAGAGAATGGGGAAAGTGAAAAAAGTGTTTGGCAGTTTAATTTGCTGGGTTTTCGCTTGAGCTACACGTAACTCGTTTCTTTTGTATTTGTAGTTTTGTACACTGTAGTTGTATACTGTACATGACCATAAAGTAGTAGATGTATCTCACGTCATCGTCGTGGATTTGAATTCTCTTACGTGACATTTCTCTCGTGTGAAATTctaatctttaattaaaattaaaaaagagaaaatttaaatattatataaaaaaagattttaatggTAAAGATTTTCACATTAGAGGTCCAAGTAAAAATTCCCATGAGAAAATCCATTTCCCAGGGTCAtgaatatgtttgaaatattgCCCAAACAACACTAtcatttttgttgattttttttaaacataaataaaaaaattatatactcaaacatataatttttcccattatttaaaaaaaaaacatacaactTTATGGTTGGAGGATCCGAATTtacaatgtgttttttttttcaaaatcccaTTGAGAATTTAGGTCTCTTCAACACGAATTctcaatgtgattttttttatgaagaattaatttttttaaaaaatttaaaaataatataaataaaaaattaataaaattaaagaatattataatataattttgtaattacaaTGTAggtatttaaataaattgtcgGGTAGTTGAACATGTTATGAATTTTTTGaagttcaatttttgttttgttagtgattttgtttcattatgtatattaattaaaaataaaaaaataaattagtaatcttaaaataaatttaaaaaaatgggaaatgatttaaaaaaaattgatgtttcaAGGGTCACATGCAttgatcatttatttaaattattttctattttttaatttattttaagattactaattaattttctcatttttaaattaatgtacataaaaaaacaaaaccgttaaccaaacaaaaattaaacttcaaaaaaattcaTAGCGAATTCAATTAccttaaaaatttgtaatttatttaagtactTACATGgtagctaaaaaaattaattttctttatttatattatttttaaatattttttaaaaaattaatttttctttaaaaaatatcacgTTGAGAAATTGGATtggaagaatttgaattttcaacggatttttgaaaaaaaaattaaaaatacaatgtAAATTTGGATCTTTCAACCTTATACAATAAAATTGtatgtttttgtaaataatgagAAGAaatccatttttgttttttttttatgtttctaaaAAGAAATCCATTTTtgtttcccccccccccccccccctctctctctcgaGATTCATGCAAGATTCGTTTTGCTCGTTTCCACGAGAAATTCTTAATTGCTTTAATTTTGAGCTCTCTTGCAATCGATTGCATCACTTTGCTTAACAGGTGACGAGCTCTCTCGATCTCTCAAA
This window harbors:
- the LOC100814293 gene encoding E3 ubiquitin-protein ligase AIRP2 isoform X2, giving the protein MGFGLKRRKKRGEGEGKMRKSFKDSLKALEADIQFANTLASEYPSAGACFQMRLSYSPAAQFFLFLVKWTDCHLAGALGLLRILIYKAYEDGKTTISIYERKASLKEFYGVVFPSLLQLHRGITDVDDRKQKHLCATKYKHKDLTSKGKLPEIDMEREEECGICLEMNSMVVLPNCNHSMCMKCYEDWVDVGHTHCNPTSWQIIVVLSKANMKSGSLV
- the LOC100814293 gene encoding E3 ubiquitin-protein ligase AIRP2 isoform X1, with amino-acid sequence MGFGLKRRKKRGEGEGKMRKSFKDSLKALEADIQFANTLASEYPSAGACFQMRLSYSPAAQFFLFLVKWTDCHLAGALGLLRILIYKAYEDGKTTISIYERKASLKEFYGVVFPSLLQLHRGITDVDDRKQKHLCATKYKHKDLTSKGKLPEIDMEREEECGICLEMNSMVVLPNCNHSMCMKCYEDWHARSQSCPFCRDSLKRVNSDDLWICISSSEINDLASINKENLKRLFMYIESLPLTARPHIQHVISSPPVIAN
- the LOC100527429 gene encoding uncharacterized protein isoform X1, whose product is MGTSSFLWNCTKKFITAGIVTVTVTDHFVTVIPVRGGSMSPTFNPKAGSHMGDVFDDYVLVEKFCLRNYKFSHGDVVVFRSPLNHKETHVKRIAALPGEWFGTHHNNDVIQIPLGHCWVEGDNTASSLDSNSFGPIPLALIRGRVTHVVWPPQRIGAVKSTPPQRLSSF